Below is a window of Oceanipulchritudo coccoides DNA.
GAATCTCCAGGGCTCGCGAAAGGGACTGCCTTGCCTCATCCTTCCTGCCCGCGCGGAAAAAGAGTTCCGCAAGATAGAAATGCGGCCATTCCACGTCGGGCAGCAACTCGCAGACTTTCTGGAACTGGGCAATTGCTTCGTTCCTTGATCCCATGGCCTCAAGATATTGCCCAAAGCGGGCATGGATCAGGTTGTCGTTGGGATATTTGGTAATCGCTTCCAAGTACAAGGCGCGGTCTTCCTGTGGCGTTTTGTTCGTGATTTGGGCAATCACCTTTTGTGCCTGCTGGGTGAGATATTCCAGATTTGCCCGATGATTTGACTGTGCGGTATGGGGAGGAACGGATCCCCGTTTCAGCATGTTGTTCCAGAGTCGGTGCTGATCCCAGAGGGTCGCCGCCAGTTCCCGGTTGCACGTCTCCAGGGAAACCCAATCCCCACTGTCTGTATCGAGAATTACAGACGGAAGCATCCCGGTAATCCGCTCAGCCATTGCACGCGCCAGTGCATAGTTTCCATTCAGGGTTAGATGCACATGCTCGTAGAAATGTTCCTTGCCGGGAATTATCCCGGATGACTCCGCACTCAATTCCTTTGCTGAATCCAGAAGGGACACTTTCCCCTCCGCATTCTTGGCCGCATTCTGGATGATTAGGTTGATACGCGTATCGGCGCGCACTGCCAACCCGTCATGGTCACGCGCACTTTCAAAAGCTTCAAGGGCCGATTCAGCATTTCCCATGGCAAGAAAACTTTGCCCCATGCGATACTGCAGCTCGGCATAATTCGGGTCGATCTCAGCGGCCTGTGAATAATAGGACAAGGCTTCCCCATATGCCTGCGCCGATTCGCTCTGCCGGCCAAGGGCGTAGAATTGTTCCCATTGTGATAAGCGGGATGTGCCAAGGGATTTGTCATTCAGCGATATAAACGGTGCACAATCCTTCAAGTTGCTTGCCACCGTGCTCAAGAGAACCGGTACGTCCGCCTTCTTCCCGATTTTCAGAATGTCCTCAAGGTTTCCGCGGAAATTTTTATAGGCCGTCAACCGGCTTGGATCATTGTACCGAAGAGAAGTTCTGGTAAACATGTTGATCCCATCCCAATCATCCCGATCCATGGAGTCGTTACTTCCTCCAGACAAGAGCGTGTCCATCAACTGCCCGATTCGCGTGCTCTTCAGAAAAAGTATCCCCCTGACAACTCCCAGCGGCGGTGCCTTCGAACTGAAGACGGTCCCTGCGCCATACGCCCCGACCATCTCATTATTCCCCATGTAGATGATCCACAGGTCGCCATCCAGTTTTGCGGATTCCCGCGCCAGCGGAAGAATGGCGTGCGAATTGATCGCCGTCATGGCCGTGCAGATCACTTCAAACTCCGTCCCCGGGAAGCGTTCCCGCAACAGGATCTCCAGCTGGCGACCCATCCCATACGCCGGATCAGGATCCCCATACGCCGCCGATTCCCCAAACAAGAATATCC
It encodes the following:
- a CDS encoding tetratricopeptide repeat protein gives rise to the protein MLLIPALFLGILELALRVAGFGYSTNFWVPSTIDGEEYLVPNTQFTYRFFPPALARAPLPMRMLAEKPEGTYRIFLFGESAAYGDPDPAYGMGRQLEILLRERFPGTEFEVICTAMTAINSHAILPLARESAKLDGDLWIIYMGNNEMVGAYGAGTVFSSKAPPLGVVRGILFLKSTRIGQLMDTLLSGGSNDSMDRDDWDGINMFTRTSLRYNDPSRLTAYKNFRGNLEDILKIGKKADVPVLLSTVASNLKDCAPFISLNDKSLGTSRLSQWEQFYALGRQSESAQAYGEALSYYSQAAEIDPNYAELQYRMGQSFLAMGNAESALEAFESARDHDGLAVRADTRINLIIQNAAKNAEGKVSLLDSAKELSAESSGIIPGKEHFYEHVHLTLNGNYALARAMAERITGMLPSVILDTDSGDWVSLETCNRELAATLWDQHRLWNNMLKRGSVPPHTAQSNHRANLEYLTQQAQKVIAQITNKTPQEDRALYLEAITKYPNDNLIHARFGQYLEAMGSRNEAIAQFQKVCELLPDVEWPHFYLAELFFRAGRKDEARQSLSRALEIRPDFAQALNKLSEI